The Cohnella abietis genome has a segment encoding these proteins:
- the hemH gene encoding ferrochelatase → MSDQVNNAIGVLVMSYGTPESLEDVETYYTHIRRGNPPSAAQLEDLTSRYRSIVGGVFPLRENTNIQVAALQRTLDELAGEGAYICYQGLKHAAPYIEDGVAAMAADGIKNAIGIVLTPQYSIMSVGGYMKRAQEEASKQGIAFKSVQEYHLHPELIDALSKRVTEGLDRFGEQRADALVLFSAHSLPAKILEMNDPYSDQLLATSRAIAEAAGVEKWQFTWQSAGQTGQPWLGPDILETLTRLSEEGVKNVLVTPVGFVSDHLEVLYDIDIEARKLSEEHGIRLERIRMLNDDPQYMAALAASVLGLAHGGTNE, encoded by the coding sequence AATGTCTTACGGTACTCCAGAGAGCTTGGAAGATGTCGAGACTTATTACACGCACATTCGCAGAGGGAATCCACCTTCAGCAGCGCAGCTAGAGGATCTGACGAGCCGTTACCGTTCTATCGTTGGTGGAGTTTTTCCACTTCGTGAAAATACGAATATTCAGGTAGCAGCACTACAGCGCACATTGGATGAGCTTGCCGGCGAAGGCGCTTATATTTGCTATCAAGGCTTAAAGCATGCTGCTCCGTATATTGAGGATGGCGTAGCTGCAATGGCAGCGGATGGCATTAAGAATGCTATAGGAATCGTGCTTACACCCCAATATTCAATTATGAGTGTTGGCGGATATATGAAGCGTGCACAGGAGGAAGCGAGTAAGCAAGGTATCGCGTTCAAGTCCGTGCAAGAGTATCATCTGCATCCTGAGCTAATCGACGCGCTAAGCAAGAGAGTAACGGAAGGGCTCGATCGCTTTGGTGAGCAACGTGCGGATGCACTAGTATTATTCAGTGCTCACAGCCTGCCTGCCAAAATCTTAGAGATGAACGATCCCTATTCAGATCAATTGCTAGCTACTTCACGTGCGATTGCAGAAGCCGCGGGTGTTGAGAAGTGGCAGTTTACTTGGCAAAGCGCGGGTCAAACAGGGCAGCCTTGGCTCGGGCCTGATATTTTGGAAACCTTGACGCGTTTAAGCGAAGAGGGTGTGAAAAATGTGCTCGTGACGCCTGTTGGCTTCGTATCCGATCATTTAGAGGTTTTATACGATATCGACATCGAGGCACGGAAGCTATCCGAAGAGCACGGCATAAGGCTGGAAAGAATTCGTATGCTCAATGACGATCCTCAGTATATGGCTGCATTAGCTGCTTCCGTTCTAGGATTGGCTCATGGAGGGACTAACGAATGA